A genomic stretch from Antarcticibacterium flavum includes:
- a CDS encoding ABC transporter permease, translating to MTNWPVILGIAKTHLKSKFRQTAIAALGVTFGIGSYITLVSFMTGLNKMLDDLILNQTPHIQIYNEIEPSAIQPVGFYEEFQGYTNVVHSIKPRQVQKKIYNATPMMAYLNNDPDVKAALPQVKTQIFYISGAIEIGGNLTGFDILEEVENFNFGDYIVAGTANDLKNTENGILLGIGIARKMSLDIGDRVQITTVKGEVFPLKIVGIYQSGIAELDNIQSFSNLKTVQKILGEPNNYITNINVKLHNIDNAIPMAREIEKKFNLTAMDIQTANAQFETGTQVRNLITYAVSITLLIVAGFGIYNILNMLIYEKMNDIAILKATGFSGRDVQYIFLSQAMIIGIIGGVLGLLLGFTLSYVIDGIPFETESLPTISTYPVNFEIGYYFFGIAFALISTFFAGYLPSLKAKRIDPVHIITGQ from the coding sequence ATGACCAACTGGCCAGTAATATTAGGAATAGCTAAGACTCACTTAAAGAGCAAATTCCGACAGACGGCTATTGCTGCACTGGGGGTAACCTTTGGTATTGGTTCCTATATTACCCTGGTAAGCTTTATGACCGGCCTTAATAAAATGCTGGATGATCTAATCCTTAATCAAACCCCTCATATTCAAATATATAATGAAATTGAGCCAAGCGCCATTCAGCCTGTAGGTTTTTACGAGGAGTTTCAAGGATATACAAATGTGGTACATTCCATAAAACCCAGGCAGGTCCAAAAAAAGATTTACAATGCCACCCCCATGATGGCATATTTGAATAATGACCCAGATGTCAAAGCGGCACTTCCACAGGTAAAAACCCAAATCTTTTATATTTCCGGAGCCATTGAAATTGGTGGTAATCTTACTGGGTTTGATATTCTTGAGGAAGTGGAAAATTTCAATTTCGGGGATTATATTGTTGCGGGGACTGCAAATGACCTAAAAAATACGGAGAATGGAATATTACTTGGAATTGGAATAGCAAGAAAAATGTCCCTTGATATTGGCGACAGGGTTCAGATCACTACCGTTAAAGGGGAGGTCTTCCCGTTAAAAATTGTGGGAATATATCAAAGCGGGATAGCAGAACTTGATAATATCCAAAGTTTTTCCAATCTAAAAACAGTCCAAAAGATCCTGGGAGAACCCAATAACTATATAACCAATATCAATGTAAAACTTCACAACATTGATAATGCCATTCCAATGGCCAGGGAAATTGAGAAAAAGTTCAATCTTACAGCAATGGACATTCAAACAGCAAATGCCCAATTTGAAACAGGAACCCAGGTACGTAATCTTATAACATACGCGGTATCTATCACCTTACTTATTGTAGCCGGGTTTGGCATCTACAATATTCTAAATATGCTCATCTATGAAAAGATGAATGATATAGCTATATTAAAAGCTACAGGTTTCTCCGGCAGGGATGTGCAATACATTTTTTTAAGCCAGGCAATGATCATTGGGATCATTGGAGGAGTACTGGGGCTCCTCCTGGGATTCACCCTTTCTTATGTAATTGACGGGATACCCTTTGAAACAGAATCCCTGCCTACAATATCTACCTATCCCGTAAATTTTGAAATAGGTTATTATTTTTTTGGGATCGCTTTCGCGCTTATCTCTACCTTTTTTGCCGGTTACCTACCTTCTTTAAAGGCAAAGAGAATAGATCCTGTACATATCATAACCGGGCAATAA
- the deoD gene encoding purine-nucleoside phosphorylase: protein MSVHIEAGKGEIAETVLLPGDPLRAKWIAETFLKDAVCYNKVRGMLGYTGTYNGKRVSVQGTGMGIPSTLIYCYELINDYGVQNLIRVGSAGSFQEEVKLRDIVLAMSASTNSSLNKARFLGADFAPTAGFDLFMKAALFAKENNISIKAGNILSSDDFYEEDPKGFQKWADYGVLCVEMEAAGLYSIAAKYNVDALAILTISDSLVTGERTTAKERENTFKEMIEIALGTLS from the coding sequence ATGAGCGTACATATAGAAGCAGGAAAAGGTGAAATTGCTGAAACCGTTTTACTACCGGGTGATCCTTTAAGGGCAAAATGGATAGCAGAAACTTTCCTAAAAGATGCGGTATGTTATAACAAAGTGAGGGGAATGCTGGGATATACCGGCACTTATAACGGAAAAAGGGTTTCTGTCCAGGGAACCGGGATGGGGATCCCCAGTACCCTTATATACTGCTATGAGCTTATAAATGACTATGGGGTACAAAACCTTATTCGGGTAGGCTCTGCAGGTTCATTCCAGGAGGAGGTCAAATTAAGGGATATTGTTCTTGCTATGAGTGCTTCAACAAATTCATCCCTCAACAAGGCCCGGTTTCTTGGTGCCGACTTCGCACCTACTGCCGGTTTCGATCTATTTATGAAAGCCGCCTTGTTTGCAAAAGAAAATAATATATCTATCAAAGCGGGGAACATTCTGTCGTCTGATGATTTTTATGAAGAGGATCCCAAAGGTTTCCAAAAATGGGCAGATTATGGGGTGCTATGCGTTGAAATGGAGGCTGCCGGCCTTTATAGTATAGCAGCAAAATATAATGTGGATGCACTTGCCATTCTTACAATTTCAGATTCCCTGGTTACCGGTGAAAGAACAACGGCTAAGGAAAGGGAGAATACTTTTAAGGAAATGATTGAAATTGCCCTGGGCACTTTATCCTAA
- a CDS encoding IS1182 family transposase: MNKKVVFKTYSQDQLSLLPPSYDDLVPKNHPVRIVNTIVDRLDISTLERSYKGGGTSSYHPRMLLKVTIYAYLRNIYSSRKIEQALQENIHFMWLSGQSKPDHNTINDFRGKRLKGIFQNIFNQVVILLAEQGVLSLKELFVDGTKIEANANRHTFVWGKSNKTSKERIKKQLKELWKYVESVYDQEQMLPNEPDFEAIDPEKVAQTIDTINQALKDKEIDKKVKQKLNYAKKNWPQNLQKYNEQEKILGTRNSYSKTDPDATFMRMKDDYMQNEQLKPGYNLQASTNNQFIVNYSLAQTTADTTTLKDHLQKHIASYGEAPQTLTADAGYGSEENYVDLEEKEVTAYVKYNYFHKEQRDKKHRENPFHPDNLFYNRETDTYYCPMGQAMNKIECYESQTKNGFKQTIHRYQAQNCLGCPLRGSCHKAKGNRTIERNHNLIRLKEKARDLLLSDEGIAHRKRRCWDVEAVFGNIKQNMGFKRFMLRGMEKVTTEIGLIAMAHNLRKFSVA, from the coding sequence ATGAACAAGAAAGTTGTATTTAAGACTTACTCTCAGGACCAGTTAAGTCTTCTTCCACCCAGCTATGATGATTTAGTTCCTAAGAATCATCCTGTCCGAATTGTAAATACCATTGTTGATCGCCTTGATATCTCAACTCTAGAAAGGAGCTATAAAGGAGGTGGTACTTCCAGCTATCATCCCCGGATGTTACTAAAAGTGACCATCTATGCCTATTTGCGCAACATTTACTCCTCTCGTAAGATAGAGCAAGCCCTGCAGGAGAACATCCATTTTATGTGGCTTAGCGGACAAAGCAAACCAGATCATAACACCATCAATGATTTTAGAGGAAAACGATTAAAAGGAATTTTCCAAAACATTTTTAATCAGGTCGTCATTTTATTGGCAGAACAAGGAGTGCTTTCTCTTAAAGAACTTTTTGTTGATGGTACCAAGATAGAAGCCAATGCTAACCGCCATACCTTTGTGTGGGGCAAGTCTAACAAGACTAGCAAAGAGCGTATCAAAAAACAACTCAAAGAACTCTGGAAATATGTGGAGAGCGTTTATGACCAGGAGCAAATGTTGCCAAATGAACCAGATTTTGAAGCTATAGATCCTGAAAAAGTTGCTCAAACCATTGACACCATAAACCAGGCCCTGAAGGACAAAGAGATTGACAAGAAGGTCAAACAAAAGCTCAATTATGCCAAAAAGAACTGGCCACAGAACCTACAAAAATATAATGAGCAGGAGAAGATCCTGGGAACAAGGAACAGCTACAGCAAAACAGATCCCGATGCCACCTTTATGCGGATGAAAGATGATTATATGCAAAATGAGCAATTAAAACCCGGGTATAACTTGCAGGCTTCAACCAACAATCAGTTTATCGTTAACTACTCCTTAGCACAAACTACAGCTGACACCACCACTTTAAAAGATCACCTGCAAAAACATATTGCCTCCTATGGAGAAGCTCCTCAAACTCTTACTGCCGACGCTGGTTACGGCAGTGAAGAAAATTATGTTGATCTAGAAGAGAAAGAAGTTACTGCCTATGTGAAATACAACTACTTTCACAAAGAACAACGGGATAAAAAGCACAGAGAAAACCCTTTCCATCCAGATAACTTGTTTTACAACCGTGAAACAGATACTTATTACTGTCCAATGGGACAGGCGATGAATAAAATAGAATGCTACGAGAGTCAAACTAAGAATGGTTTTAAACAAACAATACATAGATACCAGGCTCAGAATTGCCTTGGATGCCCTCTGCGAGGCAGCTGCCACAAAGCAAAGGGGAACAGAACTATAGAACGCAATCACAACCTAATCCGCCTGAAAGAAAAAGCAAGGGATCTACTGCTCAGTGACGAAGGTATAGCACATCGCAAGCGTCGGTGCTGGGATGTAGAGGCTGTCTTTGGAAATATTAAGCAGAATATGGGCTTCAAGCGATTTATGCTCCGAGGAATGGAAAAGGTTACCACTGAGATAGGACTCATAGCAATGGCACACAACCTTAGGAAGTTCAGTGTAGCCTAA
- a CDS encoding dodecin family protein: MSTVKVIEIIATSEKSFDDAARNAVKEAGKSVKNIQSVYIKEMNAKVSNNEITSYGVNAKILFAVGDR, translated from the coding sequence ATGAGTACAGTTAAAGTTATTGAGATCATTGCAACATCAGAGAAAAGTTTTGACGACGCTGCAAGAAATGCAGTGAAAGAGGCAGGTAAAAGCGTAAAGAATATACAATCTGTATACATCAAGGAAATGAATGCCAAGGTATCGAACAACGAGATCACTTCTTATGGTGTAAATGCCAAGATATTATTTGCAGTGGGTGACAGGTAG
- a CDS encoding response regulator — protein sequence MKKILIIEDDEILRENTRELLELSNFNVITAINGKIGVQKALDHQPDLILCDILMPVWDGYKVLEILRAREETKLIPFLFLTAKTDMADIRFGMNLGADDYITKPFKENELVQAIQSRLEKFDLLLNPAKGKFKDSRAGRISTIEELKAHMRLKGEVLHFRRKGIIYREEDHATNVYLLEKGIIKCCKMDSDGKELITALYKKGEFFGFYSFRETLPYGETTTALEGGKAYFIPRQHFVGIFNENPDLTLEFANLFTDALTHMREHLLETAYGSVHKKTVHTLLQFAEKMLTEKSDTIKVARNDLASVAGISTESLIRSLAVLKREHLIEIDGRSIKFLNFQKLQNLI from the coding sequence ATGAAAAAGATCCTGATCATAGAAGATGATGAGATCCTACGGGAGAACACCAGGGAATTGCTGGAATTATCCAACTTCAATGTAATTACTGCGATCAACGGTAAAATTGGAGTTCAAAAAGCCCTTGACCACCAACCGGACCTTATCCTGTGTGATATCCTTATGCCGGTTTGGGATGGTTACAAGGTACTCGAAATACTTCGTGCCCGGGAGGAAACCAAATTAATCCCCTTTCTTTTCCTAACTGCCAAAACCGATATGGCCGATATAAGGTTTGGAATGAACCTGGGAGCAGATGATTACATCACCAAGCCTTTTAAGGAAAATGAACTTGTGCAGGCAATCCAAAGTCGATTGGAGAAATTTGATCTATTGCTAAATCCAGCAAAGGGAAAATTTAAAGACTCCCGGGCCGGTAGAATATCTACTATTGAAGAATTAAAAGCCCATATGAGGCTTAAGGGTGAAGTGCTTCATTTTAGGAGAAAAGGTATCATTTACAGGGAGGAAGATCATGCTACCAATGTATATCTTCTGGAAAAAGGGATCATCAAGTGCTGTAAAATGGATTCAGATGGAAAAGAGTTGATTACCGCACTTTATAAAAAAGGAGAGTTCTTTGGCTTTTATTCATTTAGGGAAACCCTTCCCTATGGGGAAACCACAACAGCTTTAGAAGGGGGAAAGGCCTATTTTATCCCGCGACAACATTTTGTTGGGATCTTCAATGAAAACCCAGACCTCACGTTGGAATTTGCCAACCTTTTTACAGACGCTCTTACCCATATGAGGGAACATCTCCTGGAAACAGCTTATGGTTCTGTGCATAAAAAAACCGTTCATACCCTACTCCAATTTGCTGAAAAGATGCTTACAGAAAAAAGCGATACTATTAAAGTTGCCCGAAACGACCTTGCCAGCGTCGCGGGGATCTCTACAGAGAGCCTTATAAGAAGCCTTGCCGTGCTTAAAAGAGAGCATTTGATCGAGATAGATGGAAGAAGCATCAAATTCCTCAATTTTCAAAAACTTCAGAATTTGATCTGA
- a CDS encoding efflux RND transporter periplasmic adaptor subunit, whose protein sequence is MFRLLLFPALLLVLSCGNEKEKILPAEKGISESVYSSVTVQPDSLYQVYSIVNGILERNLVEEGELVKIGQPVIQIINSNPKLNTENARLSLQMAEKNFKGSNNILSGIEDEITAAQLKHTNDSINYTRQKNLKEKGIGSKAEFDNRKLNYELSLNSLNLLKNRYSLTKSELETQLKQAENTYRSSLLTTKDYTINSLIKGKVYSLLKEPGELVNSQQPLASIGSEENFIINMLVDEVDIVRISTGQQVIVSLDAYPAKIFRARVTKIYPQKDERNQTFKVEAAFLEPPEVLYPGLSGEANIIVNSRDSSLVIPKSYLYEDNKVKTEEGLVEIETGFQTIDSIEILSGITKDTWIYKPEK, encoded by the coding sequence ATGTTTAGGCTATTGCTATTCCCTGCCCTGCTTTTAGTGTTGAGCTGCGGGAATGAAAAGGAGAAGATCTTACCGGCAGAAAAAGGAATATCAGAATCTGTATACTCCTCTGTTACCGTCCAGCCAGACAGTCTTTATCAGGTTTATTCTATAGTTAATGGGATCCTGGAAAGAAACCTGGTTGAGGAAGGCGAACTTGTAAAAATTGGGCAACCGGTGATCCAGATCATCAATAGCAACCCAAAGCTTAATACAGAAAATGCAAGGCTTTCTTTGCAAATGGCAGAAAAGAATTTTAAAGGAAGCAATAATATTCTTTCCGGTATAGAAGATGAGATAACTGCAGCACAATTAAAGCATACCAATGATTCCATTAATTATACAAGACAGAAGAATCTTAAGGAGAAAGGAATAGGTTCTAAAGCTGAGTTTGATAACCGAAAACTCAATTATGAACTTTCCTTAAATTCCCTTAATCTTTTAAAGAACAGGTATTCTCTTACTAAAAGTGAATTAGAAACACAGCTTAAGCAGGCAGAAAACACTTATAGATCCTCGCTTTTAACTACAAAGGATTATACGATCAATTCCCTCATTAAAGGGAAGGTTTATTCTCTTCTTAAAGAGCCCGGGGAGCTGGTTAACAGCCAACAGCCACTGGCATCCATAGGAAGTGAGGAAAACTTTATTATCAATATGCTGGTAGATGAAGTGGACATTGTTAGAATCTCCACCGGCCAACAGGTAATTGTTTCCCTGGATGCCTACCCTGCAAAGATCTTTAGGGCCAGGGTTACAAAGATCTATCCCCAGAAAGATGAGCGTAATCAAACTTTTAAAGTTGAAGCTGCATTTTTAGAACCTCCTGAAGTACTTTATCCAGGCCTATCCGGGGAAGCTAATATTATCGTTAACTCCAGGGACAGCAGCCTGGTGATTCCAAAGTCCTATTTGTACGAAGACAACAAAGTAAAAACTGAAGAGGGACTGGTGGAAATAGAAACCGGATTTCAAACAATAGACAGTATTGAAATCCTCTCTGGTATAACTAAAGACACCTGGATCTATAAACCGGAAAAATGA
- a CDS encoding ABC transporter ATP-binding protein has translation MNPILEARHIDKHFEGPVSFHVLKDINFLVNQGEFASIMGKSGCGKSTLLYVLSTMDTQYKGKLYLNNKLVTGQHPDKLAFLRNRHIGFVFQFHYLLAEFTVLENVILPARKLGIKTSSEIVKDGINKLKMLNIEHLAEKKASKISGGEKQRVAIARALINDPAIIMGDEPTGNLDSSNSQNVFNIFRRLSNEEGLSLLIVTHDKDFADQTDRIIEMEDGRILN, from the coding sequence ATGAACCCTATCCTTGAAGCAAGACATATAGATAAACATTTTGAAGGACCTGTAAGTTTTCATGTTCTTAAGGATATAAATTTTCTTGTAAACCAGGGTGAGTTTGCTTCTATTATGGGTAAGTCCGGATGTGGTAAATCCACCCTGCTCTATGTTCTGTCTACTATGGATACTCAATATAAAGGAAAACTATATCTCAATAATAAACTTGTAACAGGCCAACATCCAGACAAGCTCGCATTTTTAAGGAACAGGCATATTGGATTTGTGTTTCAGTTCCATTATTTATTAGCTGAATTTACTGTGCTCGAGAATGTAATTCTCCCTGCCAGAAAATTAGGAATTAAAACCTCTTCTGAAATTGTAAAGGATGGAATTAATAAGCTTAAAATGTTGAATATTGAACATTTAGCAGAAAAAAAAGCTTCAAAAATTTCCGGGGGTGAAAAACAGCGTGTAGCCATTGCCAGGGCTCTTATAAATGATCCTGCTATCATCATGGGGGATGAACCTACAGGAAACCTTGATAGCTCAAATTCTCAAAACGTTTTCAATATCTTCCGTAGACTGAGTAATGAGGAAGGCCTGTCTCTATTGATAGTAACTCACGATAAAGATTTTGCAGATCAAACAGACCGTATCATAGAAATGGAGGATGGCAGAATTCTGAATTAA
- the deoC gene encoding deoxyribose-phosphate aldolase, which translates to MNLNKYIDHTLLKPTATPADIKELCKEAREHDFYAVCVNGSYVELAVSMLKDSNVKVAAVIGFPLGAMSQSVKVAEAKDCVAKGAGEIDMVINLGMLKAGHLKAVEDEIKAIKQAIGDEVVLKVIIETCYLTNEEKINACKAALNAQADFVKTSTGFGAGGATPEDVKIMKNTVGNRMQIKASGGIKDKETALEYINLGATRLGTSSGIQLVSENNETT; encoded by the coding sequence ATGAATCTCAACAAATACATTGATCATACCCTTTTAAAACCTACCGCTACTCCTGCAGATATAAAAGAACTTTGTAAAGAAGCCAGGGAACATGATTTTTATGCCGTATGCGTAAATGGAAGTTATGTGGAGCTGGCTGTATCAATGCTAAAGGACAGCAATGTTAAAGTTGCTGCGGTCATTGGTTTTCCACTGGGTGCCATGAGCCAGTCTGTCAAAGTTGCTGAAGCTAAGGATTGCGTGGCCAAAGGTGCCGGGGAAATAGATATGGTAATAAATCTTGGTATGCTAAAGGCCGGCCACCTCAAGGCTGTGGAAGATGAAATTAAGGCCATAAAACAGGCCATTGGTGACGAAGTCGTATTAAAAGTTATCATTGAGACCTGTTACCTCACTAATGAAGAAAAGATAAATGCCTGTAAGGCTGCCCTTAATGCCCAGGCAGATTTTGTGAAAACTTCTACCGGTTTTGGAGCAGGAGGTGCCACTCCCGAGGATGTAAAAATTATGAAAAACACAGTTGGCAACAGGATGCAAATAAAGGCGTCTGGCGGAATTAAGGATAAAGAAACCGCACTGGAATATATCAACCTGGGCGCAACCAGGCTGGGAACATCATCTGGCATCCAACTGGTAAGCGAAAATAACGAAACGACATGA
- a CDS encoding flavohemoglobin expression-modulating QEGLA motif protein, whose protein sequence is MLFEIYAGESGSNTFMIKAPAKKFPTALDTLKKELEEINSVYSGIYLQTKIKDTPRRHADDDENLMDVDVAKECGAVLVSLEVPPVYRTAEGELYPVFFRGFKDFLIPAIHKFIYDYIRVQTTYEVPSYTALGRQSLKDKVFEIDKKLTEIESSYQFLWLVSPSNIHQIKTTFFDSNYEDLLDYHYRLLPIDPDLLKRELYNLKIEEIDDPAMSYIFREKREELDHQITMLSERGTRNFFYSSIRLYKGVDRSLCEEAQQLLREVDEVTSENPDDELIDALGFSSMARKEFDYFQQQDENFKSRVHIRKDVNIMMVSQGELYLPEDYKMRKKESLALIQHEVGTHVLTFHNGSRQPLQQMKIGLADYDPLQEGLAVLAEYLVDGLTANRLRTLAGRVVAGSALLDGGDFREIFRLLMKDYGFSDVRAFNITSRIMQGGGFLKDIIYLQGLVQLRAYLQEGGELEPLLAGKFGIKHTKIIKELTDRGVLNTGVLRPSYLLTENTKEKLNLIREGLPLSKMIST, encoded by the coding sequence ATGTTATTTGAAATATACGCAGGAGAAAGTGGCAGCAATACATTTATGATCAAAGCCCCTGCAAAGAAATTTCCAACTGCCCTGGATACTTTAAAAAAGGAACTGGAAGAAATAAATTCAGTTTATTCAGGTATTTATCTTCAAACCAAAATTAAGGACACACCCCGGCGGCATGCAGATGATGATGAGAACCTTATGGATGTTGACGTAGCAAAGGAATGCGGTGCGGTGCTTGTAAGCCTGGAAGTACCCCCGGTTTACAGGACAGCAGAGGGAGAACTTTATCCGGTTTTCTTCAGGGGATTCAAGGATTTTTTGATCCCGGCCATCCATAAATTCATATATGACTATATAAGGGTGCAAACCACGTACGAAGTACCCAGCTATACCGCCCTTGGAAGACAGAGTTTAAAAGATAAGGTCTTTGAAATAGATAAAAAGCTAACCGAAATTGAAAGTAGCTACCAGTTCCTATGGCTGGTTTCTCCCTCCAATATTCACCAGATCAAAACCACGTTTTTCGATAGTAATTATGAGGACTTGCTGGATTATCACTACCGTTTATTACCCATTGATCCAGATCTTTTAAAACGGGAGCTGTACAACTTAAAGATCGAGGAGATCGATGATCCTGCGATGTCATATATTTTCAGGGAAAAAAGAGAAGAACTTGATCACCAGATTACCATGTTAAGTGAAAGGGGAACCCGCAATTTCTTTTATAGCAGTATTCGCCTTTATAAAGGTGTAGACAGGTCATTATGTGAGGAGGCCCAGCAGCTATTAAGAGAGGTAGATGAAGTAACAAGTGAAAATCCAGATGACGAACTTATAGACGCCCTTGGATTTAGCAGCATGGCCAGAAAGGAATTTGATTATTTCCAACAGCAGGATGAGAATTTTAAATCCAGGGTTCACATTCGTAAGGATGTAAATATTATGATGGTGTCCCAGGGTGAGCTTTACCTGCCTGAAGATTATAAAATGCGCAAAAAGGAATCCCTGGCACTCATTCAACATGAAGTAGGGACCCACGTTCTCACCTTTCATAACGGAAGCCGGCAACCACTGCAACAAATGAAAATTGGCCTTGCAGACTACGATCCGTTACAGGAAGGTCTTGCCGTATTAGCCGAATATCTGGTAGATGGATTAACCGCGAACCGTTTACGTACGCTGGCCGGAAGAGTTGTAGCAGGGTCTGCTTTGCTGGATGGCGGCGATTTCAGGGAGATCTTCAGGCTTTTAATGAAAGATTACGGCTTTTCTGATGTTAGGGCATTCAATATAACCTCCAGGATCATGCAGGGCGGCGGATTTCTAAAAGACATTATCTACCTGCAGGGGCTTGTGCAGTTAAGAGCTTATCTACAGGAAGGTGGAGAACTTGAACCACTATTAGCAGGGAAATTCGGAATTAAACATACAAAGATCATAAAAGAATTGACAGATCGTGGAGTACTCAATACAGGTGTTTTGCGACCCAGTTATTTGTTGACAGAGAATACTAAAGAAAAATTGAACCTAATCAGGGAGGGATTACCTCTTTCAAAAATGATATCCACATGA
- a CDS encoding Hsp20/alpha crystallin family protein translates to MSLVKSRSRSPMMRESFMEKDPFFSDLFNRKGLLNLNKFFNEDLEKQMNLPSLNVSEKEKNYEVELAAPGYAKDDFDITIDEGILTISADKNEESKEEKDTFLRREFSYNSFTRSIGLPDNIDEDQEIKASYKDGVLKLVLAKDENEMTREPKKIKVSLRIARG, encoded by the coding sequence ATGTCACTAGTAAAAAGCAGAAGCCGTTCCCCAATGATGAGGGAATCCTTCATGGAAAAAGACCCGTTCTTTTCAGATCTTTTCAATAGAAAAGGACTTTTGAACCTAAACAAATTTTTCAATGAAGACCTTGAAAAACAAATGAATCTTCCTTCACTTAATGTAAGTGAAAAGGAAAAGAATTATGAAGTAGAACTTGCAGCTCCGGGATATGCCAAGGATGACTTTGACATCACTATAGATGAAGGGATACTTACAATTTCTGCCGATAAAAATGAGGAGTCAAAAGAAGAAAAAGATACTTTTTTACGCCGGGAATTTAGTTATAACTCCTTTACCCGCTCAATTGGATTACCAGATAATATCGATGAGGACCAGGAAATAAAAGCTTCTTATAAGGATGGAGTTCTAAAACTTGTTCTTGCGAAAGATGAAAATGAAATGACCAGGGAACCAAAAAAAATAAAAGTTTCCTTGAGAATTGCAAGGGGGTGA
- the glk gene encoding glucokinase, which yields MSRPIKIRIDSNNDSYLPFLENVESFSGARGTILAGDVGGTKTNLSLYSLEEGVLHSLYQETFITREYSSFSQMLQNLEIKDLPKVDSMCLGVAGPVVGGKVEGTNFPWVLEQEKLRQELNLPLVSLINDMEANAYGLAILEDKDFRTIKEGSGIAGNAALISPGTGLGEAGLYWNGMTYQPFATEGGHCDFAARNQLDIYFLKFLQKGFGHVSWERIISGPGIYNIYRFLKEHRSVDEPRWFSELLKDKDPAAVISECAAADNYAVCTEVMELFQKYLAVETAQVALKFKTTGGIYLGGGILPKIIDNFKPEIFIEDFQQMNRMNPLLETMKIQVILNENSPMYGAAFYAARELVNSRRAKG from the coding sequence ATGAGCAGACCTATCAAGATAAGGATTGATTCCAACAATGACTCGTATTTACCATTTTTGGAAAACGTGGAGAGTTTTTCCGGAGCAAGAGGGACAATTCTGGCGGGGGATGTTGGGGGGACAAAAACTAACCTCTCTCTTTATTCCCTGGAAGAAGGTGTACTTCATTCTCTTTACCAAGAAACTTTTATTACGCGCGAATATTCCTCTTTTTCTCAAATGTTGCAAAACCTCGAAATTAAGGATCTGCCGAAGGTTGACAGCATGTGCCTGGGAGTAGCAGGACCGGTAGTAGGAGGGAAGGTGGAGGGAACTAATTTTCCCTGGGTTTTAGAACAGGAGAAGCTTAGGCAGGAATTAAACCTACCGCTGGTATCCCTCATCAATGATATGGAGGCAAATGCTTATGGTCTGGCTATTTTGGAAGATAAGGATTTCAGGACGATAAAGGAAGGAAGTGGCATTGCAGGAAATGCCGCCCTTATTTCTCCCGGCACCGGCCTGGGTGAGGCGGGGTTATACTGGAATGGGATGACCTACCAACCTTTCGCAACAGAGGGTGGGCATTGTGATTTTGCCGCTCGTAACCAACTTGATATTTATTTTCTCAAATTCCTGCAGAAGGGGTTTGGTCATGTGAGCTGGGAACGAATTATCTCTGGCCCGGGCATTTATAATATATACAGGTTTTTAAAGGAGCATAGGAGTGTAGATGAACCCCGTTGGTTTTCAGAGCTTCTGAAAGATAAGGATCCTGCAGCCGTTATTAGTGAATGCGCTGCCGCAGATAACTATGCTGTATGTACTGAAGTGATGGAACTTTTCCAGAAGTATCTTGCGGTTGAAACAGCGCAGGTGGCACTTAAATTCAAAACCACCGGTGGCATTTATCTGGGAGGCGGGATTTTGCCTAAAATTATCGATAATTTCAAACCCGAAATTTTCATTGAGGATTTCCAGCAAATGAACCGAATGAATCCCTTGTTGGAAACAATGAAAATTCAGGTCATTCTCAATGAGAACTCTCCTATGTACGGGGCTGCATTCTATGCCGCCAGGGAACTTGTAAATAGTAGAAGGGCAAAAGGATGA